CCGGCGCACTGGACGATGGACGGGCAGTGGCAGGTGCCCTTTCCACCGTGGGTGCCAGGTTGGCATGGGCATGTGGCGCACCCGGACGCCGTGCAGTCGATGTTGTCCAGTGCGTGCAGTAGTTCACATAGCAACTCCCAGAACTGCCATGCCAGGTACATTATCCACGTGATGTATAGCCCGGCGTGCTTCTGCGGGTAGGTGTGGTGGGCATGGAGTCCTAGGGGTTGGAGGTAGGGAGCGCAGCCACTTGACGATGAGCAAGTGGTGTCGTTGAAGAGGCTCGACAGCGTATCGTGGCTTTTGTGGTCATGCCCGGCGAGTGATGAGATGGCAGTTGTAAGATTCTCATTCTGGTAGCTGCCGTGGAGCTCTGTCCACAGTGGGAATAGGCTGTCAATGCCGTCGGTGTTGAGGTGAGAGATGAAGTCGGAGGCGTCACTGTATGTGCCACCACGGTGCCTAACACGGTCATGAGGGTCCCACTTCCGTAACAGCTGAGCATACAATGCAAACACGGCGGCgagtgatgagggtgcaGCGGGGCACAGCAAGAACAGCGATCGGTAAAGCACGAACAGGCATGAGTCGGCGTCACGGCACATATCTCCGAGGCGCTTGGTGAGATCCCAGCCGGTGCCAGTTATTGAAGCAGCAAAGCCCAGGTCCCAGAAGCCGAGCGGAGTGAGGCACTGCTGACCTGGTTGGTTGGCGGCGCAGTTGGCACACTCGATGGTCCCGTCAGCGGTGGTGAGGGTATGCGGCAGGAGTCCGTGGCAGCTGTCGGAGAGGAACGactgcagcggcgaggtAGGCGGGCAGCCGTGAatggtggtggtggaggAAGTGGTAGTTGTAGTAGTTGCAGCAGTAGTAGTACTGATACTAAAGTAAGTAGTGAATTGTTTACACTTCCAGTTGTGTGACTGCACTTGCCGGCCGTACGCGCACTCCCGCCACCCCCTGACCCGggcggtgctgcggcagcactGGGAGTACAGGAAGTAGAGCACTTTACACAGGCGGCATACTATCTCACGTACTATATCAAGCAGTTCGACAGGGTCAGAGGGGTAGTGGAGCCTGGCGCGGTTGTTGGAGAAGTCCACTGAATACGGGTAGGCGGCGAGGTCGAAGCCGTGGACGTTGCCCTGAATGGCGGTGAGCAGGGCAGTGGAATatgagcacgttgatgcGATGGTATATGGTAGCTCATCAATGCACTTGGCCATGACAGGATCCTCTCTGTTGGGAGTGTCGCCATCGTGGCATCGGCGGTTGAGCAGAGCCTTGCAGTGCTCAGGCAGCTTGTCCACCACCGCTGTGTACTGCAGCCCGGAGAGCCACGACAGCATGTCCCTGACAGTACACGGATATCGTGGCTCAGGAGGAACAGTGATGTGGCAGGCTTGGAAGTAGTGGCATAACACGTTGTAGAGCAGCGATATGATGGTGACAATACTAATTCCATTTTTGATTGGGTCACCGTCAATCATCATCTCGATGGACACACCCTCAATACGGGTGGTAAGTAACTCGTAAATCGCACCGCCAGTGAACATGTTGTTCAACTCGCCGTCCTGCCCACTATCGCCACTAGAAACCCTGTACCCGCACCTGGTGAGGTAGTAGCCAAGTGGGTTATCCCTGTAATCAGCAGTCAACTTACTAATGTGAAGATATTTCCACTCACCTTCACATTTCATCATCAACTTGTTAAGCGCATTGTGCGTCATGGGTATCAGGCTGAGTAACACCTTGGCGTACTTGTGTGCGCGCTCCTCCCTGCACCGCTGACCGGAGTAGGCGGAGATGTAACAATTACCAAACTCACCGGCGAATTTAGTGAGACCGCGAGCGACagtgtccagcagcggagTGCACGGGTGCTTGAAGTCGGAGGGTACGAAATCACCCAGCGCCTTGGTCAgcctctcaaccagctcggTGAGTTTGTCGGCACCGTCATCATTGTCTCTAAGGTAGGCGAGCAGCGCAGTCAACGCGTCATAAACATCTTTGAGCTTAGGCGTGTAGGGATCTTCGGTTGGTGGCAATGAGGGATTCTTCTCTTTGTTCTGCTCGTCGTGGAGCCTGGTAATCCTGCTACATACTTCTCTATTTGCTCGAACACTTCTCGAAATGCGGATGATAACTCTGCAACGCTCTGTTCGTGACCTGTTAGATCGGAGCTCAGCGGTCCTTGCAAGTACTTCATGAACCCTTTATAACCCACGTACATATCCTTGTTTATCTCATTAGGCAGCTGCTCCAAATCCTCGTTTACCTTCTTGGCAAACAATGCCAGCGCCTCCCTCACCGAGTCCACGTACAGCCCACGGGCTTCCTTGGTGAGGTCCTTGATGGCATCCTCCACCTCATCGTCGACGTGCTTCCAAAGGGCTTGAACGGTGTTCCTCTCTATCTCGTCGGCATCGTTGAGGAAGTTGTCGCACAACCTGATGGCATCGGCAAGGTCGGTGAGTCGGAGGTTGTCGAGACCATCTTGTATGCCTTTGAGTTTCCCATTGATGTGCGGATTCTCCAGATGAGTTACGTGCCAATCGGCGTATGCAGCAGCGTGTTGAATATCTCTGGAGAGCTGATCTAAATTGTTAGTGATGTCTTGGCCCTGGTTCTTCTTGAGGGACTCCATGTCACTTTTGAGTTTTTTAAGGCCTTCATTATCACCTTCACCAATGTGCTTTGCCATGAATTCCAAGTTCTTGATCACGCCTTTATTTTCGGGCTTGTCGTTGGCAGTACCCTGCAACACAGTTCTGAGCTCGTCAAGCTCAGTAGTTATTATGGTGACACCACCCTGTATGTCTTTGGGTTGTTGTGACAACGTTTCTTGTTGACGTTGGAGATGATGATTGATATTGTCGAAGCCCTTGGCGTTGCCATTCCATTGATCACCGTTACCGAACCCCTGTTGTATTAAATGTTTCAACGGATCGGCAACGTGAGTCACCAGTTCACCTTCAAGCCTTGTGAGTTCATGTTCAACTTTATGCTTGGCTTCTTCAATTGCTTTGGATCTCACATCGAACTGCTGTGCTTGCAGCCCACTGATCACTTTTTGAATCGCTTGAAGACTCTCACTATCGCCATTCTGACCACGGCCAATCATCTTTTCTAACAACTGTAGATTCTTCACGATGGTATCACTAATGAGATCACCACTTAACTTCTGGCTTGCCTTTCTAAGCATATCCTGTGTTTCGCTCATGACCGTATTTGTTGCGTCTTCAATTTTTTTGGTTGCCGCAGCCAACTTATCATTTTGCCCACGAAGGTCCTTTTTAATTTGACCCAGACTGGCGATTTTTTTACCTTTACCAGTATCCCACTCAGTGCCATTAAGCCCCTTCGTTAACAACTCTCTCAACCAGCGTATCACGTCAATTTTAGGATTTCCGCTACTACCCTGCAACGCGGTTCTCAGCTCGTCTAGCACTGTGGTTATAAGTTTGACGCCTGCATCTATTTGTTTGGCTTGGCCGGTCAAGGATTTCTGTTGACGTTGAAGGTCATTCTCGATTTGCTGAAGGCCTTTCTCGCTTCCATGTTTTTCCCACAGATTTTTACTTAAACCAACATCTCTCAAATCTTTAATCGTTTTTATGACGTCTTTATCTGCGTCACCTTCCAAAACAGCAAGAAGCTTCTTAAGTCGTCCTGTAATTGCTTTTGTGGCCCGCCCGATTTTATTGGGGTTCTTACTGAATTGCTGTGCCCACAGCTCACTTATCACATCATGAATTCGTTGAAGAGTTCCATCATGTTTATACTTACTTTGGCCAATCATATTCGCTAATATTTCCAACTGTTCCAGAATGTCATCGGGAATAAGTGGGTGGCTCAATTTGAATCCGAGTTTTACACGTTCCCACTTAATTTCGTGTATGGCTTCTCCAATTATTTTCGTTTCGTCCGATAACTTCTTATTCTGCTCGTGAAGTTCAGTCTCGATTTTCCCAAGACCGTCTTTGCCCTCCCATGTTCCCCCCGCTAGACCCTTCCCCTTCAAATCTTTTAAATCGTCAATAACGCCTCTTGGGTCATTATCATTCAGCAACTTCTTTCTAAGCTCTTCAACCTTTGCCTTAATTGCTTTGACGGCTTCTTCAATTTTTTTTGAATTGGGGTCAAACTTTTGTTTTTGCAGTGTCTCAATCGCCTTTGTGATTGAATCAACGCCTTTGTCAGCACCAGCCAACTTTCCATCACCGAGCGCATTTTTTAGCTGTTCGAGATAATTTTTGATGCCATTTTTGTATGAAGCTGGCTCGCCAGTCATGTATGCCCTTGTGTTACTAACCAGTTTCGTGATATCCTCAAGCTGCAACTGAATCGCTTTGAACGGATTTTCGAAAGTTTGTTCATCTATTTTATCATTGCCAATGTGTCTTGGATGAATGACACCCAGCTCCTTCATACCCTCACCACCAATTTTGTCGATCGCCTCTGCGAGTGGCCCATGcgggtgcttggtcaggaCGCCAACAGATATGTGTTTGAGGTATTTCTCAAGATTCTTCGAAAGTTTTACTCTATCTGCTTTACCTACAAACGGAATTTCATCCTTCCCAATGTGGTCATTGAGTAATTTTTCAAGTTTCGGTTTGAGGTTTGTTGTGATCTCCTTGTGCGCATCGTGGAAGTTCTTCATCTTACTCCCCAAGTCAATGTCACTTCCACCATCTGCACTAATCACTTTAGCCGCCTCTTCAATTGCCCCCTTGGCCGCATCCTTGACTTGCTGCCTAGCTTTGGTGTCGTACAAGGTAACAGCGGCGTCAAAACCTTGGATTGCTGTCTCAACTGGCTTTTTGACTTCCTGCTCAAATTTCTGTTGCATCGTAGTTCCAACCATATTCTTCGCATCTCCGATCGCCTTGTCAACGGCTTGGGCGGTGCCGTCAGGGGGGTTTGCATTACCGGATTCCGTGGGTTCAGTCGCATGGGTAAGATTCGTGTGAAGTCCATCAACAGTCGGCTTTATTTGGTCTATAATTGTGCCAAACAGCTTTATGCCTAAAtaatctacttccgcagctACCTGCctgacgcagctgcagagcGCAATGAGTGCTGCTCTAATGGCGGTTTTGGGATGTTCGGCATTACCACTCGACCGAGTACGCTCTCCCGATAAACCAGGAATCTTATTGACTATCGGGTCAGCGAAACTTTCAATTTGCCCTTTCATCAGCTTCTTATCAAGCTCTTCGACAAATGCCTCGCAAGCCTCTTTGACTTTTCTCAAATTTTCTACTATTGTATCTTTTACATCTTGTGATGATATTTTTGCCTGACCTGCCTTAATTTGGCTGCCAAGCTTCTCCTTGATTTGATCTTTAACAACTTTTAAAGCGTCTTCACGGGTTTTATACCTCTCAATGTACGCCGTTATCTACGACGTCACAGCCTTCATCCCATCAGTCTGCGTCCCTCGTTGATTCTCATTGATCCCCAAAATACTTCCAAGCCACCCATCTACTCTTGCGTCAACCCCGCTACCTCGGCTGTCAACAAACGCGTTATAGAGACCTCTTACGTTCGCGACAATGCCATCAATGCCACTTTCGTGACTCTTCGTACCAGTCCCCTTAATAACCCCTACTTGCTTCTTAATATGATCGAAAATCGTCTGGAATTTCATCTTATCCTCCCGTGAtgcgtcgccgccgtccgGATTAATTTTCTCGCAGAGCTTTTCAATCGCATTTTCAACTGTCTTGACCTTATCGTCAAGCGGAGTCTTGATCGCACTCTCAAACATAGATTGTAGTTGCTTTTCCGCTTCCGTAAGTTTTTGTTTAGCATGATCGAGCGTTTCACTCTTTTTTTGATTAAGCTCCGCCAACTCCTTTTCAACGAGGCTCTCCACTCTACCGTTTTCAGCAAGCTTCATAATCCTCTCCCTCAACTTTACTAAATCTTCTTTCACCTTATCACCCAAATCACCAACCTTCAAACTCTCAATCACCTCAGCGATCCCCAATTTTATATTATCCTTCACCACCTTCAAATCCCTCTTGAGATCTGCGTCCATATCCTTCACGGCGTCCAAAGCCTCCTTGACCTTAGACTCAACTGTCTGCCTAGCCTCAGTAGCGGCAGTCAAAAGTTGCTTGCCCTTGTCTTGTAACTCTTTAGCTTGCGTGAAAATAGTGCCGTCATTTGATGTTTTAACTTTCTTGAGTATCTCATCACACTTCTTGTCTGCCTTGACGATGACATTACTGACGGCATTTTTCCACTTCCCCAAATCCTCAACTTCCTTTCCGAGATTCTCACTCGCAGCTTTAATTGCATTACTATCTTGACCAATTCCTTCAACTTTCTGGACGACAGCACTTTGCAATTCATCATGAACTTCCTGCGCCTTTTTTATAGCCCCGTCAACCACACCCTTAGCCTTCTCATTCCACTGCTGCAGACTCCCAAGCTGGCCGGTAACATGCTTGCTAACTTCGTCTATCTTATTTTTAGCATCCACAATCTTCTTGATATTCTCACTCAGTTTCTCATGAACTTGCAACTTATCGTACGCTTCCCTGGCCTTAGCCTCAGCGGCAGCGCGGATTTTCTCCGCCTCATTAATCCAGGTGTTCAGGCTCTTCACTTGTCTTTCAAGCTCCTTGTTTGCATTAACTATGGCCTGTCTAGCAGTATCGATCGCATCAATTTGACTGCCCAGCGTAGACTTGTCTTTTGCAGGATCCAACTTCTCGTGCACGTGCTTTGCCTTCTCAACCACAGTGCCAATCACAGTGTGCGCCGCCTCTCTCCATTTGCGCAAATCGTCGTTTACAGATGTTAATCCCTTATCAACTGCTTCAACGTTTGCTTTTGCTGCTTTGATCTGCTTGATGCCTTGAGTAATCGGCTGCTGTCCATCTCCGTGATCCAACTTCGCATATACCTCCTCAGCTTTTTGGACCACATCCTGAAGCACTCTCTCAGCCTCCTTTTTCCATTCCCCCAATTTGCTGTCAACATCACCCAGCCCACTgttaacatccttaattgTCTGATTTGCTGTCTGAATCTCTTTGATTTTATTGCTCAGTTCGTCATGAACTTTCAGGCTATCGTAAACTTCCTGGGCTTTCTTCTGCGCCTGCTCACGGATATGATCGGCCTCGGTGATCCATTTATTCAACTTTTCTGTTTGTTTTCGGAGGCTCTCATTCGCTTTCTTAATATCTTCATTCGACGCATCGATTTGATTAAGGTTCTTGCCAATTGGATTGCCATCACCTTTTTGTGAAGGATCCAACTGCCCACTCACCTCTCCGGCCTTCCCAGCAGCTTTGCTGATCACACCCTGCGCCGCAGTTTTCCAATCTCCCAAATCCTTGTGAACAGTTTCCAGTTGTGTGCTAACTCCTGAAACTGCATCTTTAGCTTCACTAATCTTCTCAAACCCTTGACGAATCTTCGTCCCAGAATTTTCATCTTTATCCAACCTTTTATGCACCTCATCCGCCTTCTTCTTAGCCACATTTACGGCGGCCTCAGCTTTCTCAATCCATCCATTCAACTCCTCAactttcttgccaagctcactATCTATCTCCGCGGCGGCCTGGTCAATCGCCTTTCTATGCTCTCCATCAAGCTGCTTCATTATCTCATCAACATACGTTTTCACTGCATTAATATACTCTTTTGCTTCACCCATCCACTGCCCGAGTTCCTTGACATATTCCTCCAGACCGGCAGTGATACCttccaacttcattttAATCTCCCTGACACGGTCCTTCAACAACTCGACAACCGTATGCACTTATTGCTTAATTTTTTCCTTGACGCCCTTTGCGAGCTGTTTAAGCCTACTCTTGATTTTCTGTACCATCTTGTCCAACCGCTTTTTCTCCCCCTTCTTGGACCACTTGCTCAGCCAGTCGACGTGATTGAAAAAGCTTCTCCTGGCGTTCTCAAGCTTCTTTTTCAGCTTAGGGTTCAAGTCATTTATGGCGTCTTTTGCCGCCGTCAAGCTCTTAGAGAATACCCTGGCAACCTCTTTGCACCCCTCTACCAGGAAGACTGCGGACTCCACAGTTTGCTCATCTTCAGCTGACTTAGATGTTTCCGTTATCTGCAAAGCTTGTATACCTTTACGCAACTCACCATCCGGTTTCACGTGTCCCAACACGGTCTCAATCGGCTCCTTGACTTTCTTGTTCGATGCCTTGACAGTGGCGTTGTAGTCCCGCAGGCCAGTGGCCACCTTGGGGATGACTTGACTCAACCCCTTGTGGCCACGCCACAGTTGGGATTTTAGCTCCACAATCACATCATGCAATACATCTCTACCAGCGACGTACGGCTGGTTATCACGGACGTCACTAAACACGGCGTACAAGAATGCCAGGatggcatcgcacaggCGGGAGGCGTTGCCATATACAATCTCGGAACCGTCGTAGGTCCCAGGATACCGATAACCTAAGAGGCTGCCAGCGGAGGTGCAGAGATTATATAAAATGTTCTTATTAGGATTCTCAGAGTCTTCCGGAAGAGTGCTCTGAAACGTTGACAATCGTGAAATGACATCGTGGGCGGATGACTCATCTGATGCGGTTCAAGACGACAAAGATCTTTCAGTGTTATGAACAACATTGTATAACGGCTTACAAAGATCGTTGGGGGGCACTGGATTACAGGCACCGGTAGTCACCGGGATAATAGTCAGTCGCTGCGCGACGGTCCTCTAGTCAATAGGTATATCACTGCGACTCCATGGCATCTACCATTCAACGCTGACGCAGCCTATCAATAACACACCAGTCCAACTAACAAacaacccaccgcctaacctACCTCCTAACCGAGTGTCTAATGTGTTCAACCCATTAAGACGCTTGTTGTTGTTTGAGATGTTGAGCTGTAAATTACTTTCTATATGTGGCAGTTTTTTCTGATGACCTCGGTCGTATGCGAAGCTTAGTTGTGTATCATATAGGCTAGCGGTTAATAGGTATCATCATCTGAGGTTCTTGTTCATCTGTCTCATATCTGTATGGTATGGTGTGGCATTGATTTGATTCGTAGATAGGTGATAAACGCCAAATTCAACTAGTCCGGCGTGACGATAGCTAGGTGGCGCGGTAACGTGGCGTCAGTGggctagacagtaatgatcaCCAACATGACGACCCCACTTTGCCCCACAATGGCCTGTCTAGGCGCCCGGCAACATAACAACAGCTTGGCTTGTATACAGCTGTAAAGTGGAGTGGTTTATGATGGGTGAAGTCAAAGAAGCACGATTGGTATGGCTGTTGATGCGCATGTTACGGCAAAAAATATGATTCACATGCATTTATATCACTGGTATATCCGTGGTGCTAGACGCGCAGCTGTCGTGTTGCGGGCAGTCGGTTGGATGCCGTTTTTTAAATGGATGCATACGCCAATGTGAGACGGTTTGGCAACGCCGCAATGTAGGGTCGGGGGAGCTGCGAGGCCGTTAACCCTCTGTTGCAGCCCACCTAGTCATAAGCAACTCGAGCTTCGTGTCTGCAGGATACCTGGACATATCACCGTAATCCCATGTCAGGTAAGTGAGATGGTGGTATCATTTCAGTATTTCATGTTGTCTACGAGGGAGAAGTGGGCAAGTGATTGGCTGCGCGTCCACGCTTGTCGCACTTGGCTTTTGTGCCGTGACATACTTTTGTCACTCAGCTTTGTGCATTGTAGCTCTCTCATCTAGCGCACTTAGCGGCGTGGATAGTTTTTTTGGTAGGGGCATCAGCACATCTTTTGTAACTTTAGTGTTTTCTGGTTAACAGCATTTGTACTCTAACTTCGGTGCTTTGTAAAGGTAGCTTATTGTGTGACAGGAAGTGGAAAGGATGACGGGGCATGGAATTGAACTTCGCACTCTTAGGGACTGTCTCCAGTTCTTTGAGTGGCTGAAAGATGCTAAGCCGATGCATCCACAGCTGGCTGATGAACTGGTTAAACGTTACGGAGAATCTTATAATCATATTTCGTTCACACGCCAATTACCACCTGATCTATTCGGATTTCTCGACCGCGTCTCAACGTTTTACAAGAAGCTAGCGACAGCGCCAGTTGGCGGCAGTTATGTCAGTCCAACAGCACCAGATGTCATAGACGCTCTCCTCCAGTGTATTCCGAAATTCCTCGCCGCCTTGTACTATATCTGGTACAATGTAGATTTTAAGCTCGAAGCAGTGGGCGGAGGCAAGTGGAAGGATTTGTATGTTGGGTGGGAAGCAACACGAAGTTGGTGGGGTCGATACCCCGAGTCGGGAGGTGAACTGCAGCGATATCTCAGAAGTTCAGTATCTATTAATTTTCACGTTTTACCCGGAGGCTTCGGTGACAATGAGGTGATATGTGGTTATGACTATCCTAGATATGGCTATCAGTTTGGCAAAAATATGATTAAGGACCTAAACAATATTTTAAAAACAAAATACCATCAATTATTTCGCGACGTGTTTTCCACATCGGTGGTTTCGAAGTTTGGCACTCAGTACTCCAACACTGCGAACGTTCTTGCATTGGTGAAAATGTTCTGCCACATGGTGGGAACAGACGGCGGTGCCATAAAAAGAGCTTTGGAAAAGGACCTAAGCGGAAAGTGTATTGATTGGCAACAGTTATTGGATCATTGTAAAAGGCTTGAATCACAATTGGGGAATTTATTCAAAGATGATGCCTTTTCTCACACCGGGAAAGCGCCGGGAATTGATACGCTTCACAGTGAAAACTTTGCAAAAAAAACAGCGAAGTGGTTTAGACAACATTTGCCTGCGGTGCAGAGCAATGTTAAGAAAATTAGTGCAAAATACCCTGCAGATGACAGTACTTGGTTGAACACGCTTCATCCGTTTGTCATAAAAAATGTGCTTCCTTACGGTTTCGTATTTGGTGATAATAGCTATGGAACGATGGGTAACGCCTGGAAAACATTGCCACCCAAGTGGAATGGTACAATTGGGATGCTAAAACAGGAAAATGGAGGTCTGAAAAAATTGAAAATGCTTTTGGAAGGCGGGGCATGTAAGGCCCAGCCTTCGCCTCAGCCCCCTCCGCCTCCAATAACCTCACCCCAGCCTTCTAGTTCAAGTGTCGCAAGTACATCCGTCGCTCAAGGTTCCGGAAGGCAGCAAAATCAGGTGCATCATATAGTCCTTCCTGGTAATGGAGCATCgggaggtggaggacaTTCTCAACGCCCAAATAATCAATCCCAAGGTGCTCAACAGCGTAGTTCACATGTTTCGCCCGTCACTGACACGGCGGGATCTTCAAATCAAAACAACGGGCAAAGTGAAGGGCAGCCTGAAGTTTTACGAAGTAGCAATACTGTTGCACCTACACCTACCGGTAAGGATGGGCCTGGAGGACCGACAGGTGCGTCTGGTGATCGAAGTCCAGAAGGGCCTAAAGTAGAGAAGGGAGATCAAGGCCCGCAAGGGCATCCTAGTACCGGGTCTACTAGATCTTCTCCATCTAAAGATGCAGTTCAGCCGCGACAGCCTCCGTCTCAATCTCTGCCATCGCCTCCCCCTCCGCAGACGCCATCCAGTCCTACTGCACCCAACGGTCCGAATGGTTCAGCAAGTGATACAGGTGCGGTTCCACGTAGCAATGATGCTTCAAGTTCAGAGCCTGCTGCTACTTTACAGGTTACGATCACCCAACGTCCAAGTGCTTCAGGTTCAGACTCTGAGTCAT
This sequence is a window from Babesia bigemina genome assembly Bbig001, chromosome : I. Protein-coding genes within it:
- the frameshifts or pseudogene? - check sequence gene encoding hypothetical protein, coding for MDESSAHDVISRLSTFQSTLPEDSENPNKNILYNLCTSAGSLLGYRYPGTYDGSEIVYGNASRLCDAILAFLYAVFSDVRDNQPYVAGRDVLHDVIVELKSQLWRGHKGLSQVIPKVATGLRDYNATVKASNKKVKEPIETVLGHVKPDGELRKGIQALQITETSKSAEDEQTVESAVFLVEGCKEVARVFSKSLTAAKDAINDLNPKLKKKLENARRSFFNHVDWLSKWSKKGEKKRLDKMVQKIKSRLKQLAKGIKMKLEGITAGLEEYVKELGQWMGEAKEYINAVKTYVDEIMKQLDGEHRKAIDQAAAEIDSELGKKVEELNGWIEKAEAAVNVAKKKADEVHKRLDKDENSGTKIRQGFEKISEAKDAVSGVSTQLETVHKDLGDWKTAAQGVISKAAGKAGEVSGQLDPSQKGDGNPIGKNLNQIDASNEDIKKANESLRKQTEKLNKWITEADHIREQAQKKAQEVYDSLKVHDELSNKIKEIQTANQTIKDVNSGLGDVDSKLGEWKKEAERVLQDVVQKAEEVYAKLDHGDGQQPITQGIKQIKAAKANVEAVDKGLTSVNDDLRKWREAAHTVIGTVVEKAKHVHEKLDPAKDKSTLGSQIDAIDTARQAIVNANKELERQVKSLNTWINEAEKIRAAAEAKAREAYDKLQVHEKLSENIKKIVDAKNKIDEVSKHVTGQLGSLQQWNEKAKGVVDGAIKKAQEVHDELQSAVVQKVEGIGQDSNAIKAASENLGKEVEDLGKWKNAVSNVIVKADKKCDEILKKVKTSNDGTIFTQAKELQDKGKQLLTAATEARQTVESKVKEALDAVKDMDADLKRDLKVVKDNIKLGIAEVIESLKVGDLGDKVKEDLVKLRERIMKLAENGRVESLVEKELAELNQKKSETLDHAKQKLTEAEKQLQSMFESAIKTPLDDKVKTVENAIEKLCEKINPDGGDASREDKMKFQTIFDHIKKQVGVIKGTGTKSHESGIDGIVANVRGLYNAFVDSRGSGVDARVDGWLGSILGINENQRGTQTDGMKAITAYIERYKTREDALKVVKDQIKEKLGSQIKAGQAKISSQDVKDTIVENLRKVKEACEAFVEELDKKLMKGQIESFADPIVNKIPGLSGERTRSSGNAEHPKTAIRAALIALCSCVRQVAAEVDYLGIKLFGTIIDQIKPTVDGLHTNLTHATEPTESGNANPPDGTAQAVDKAIGDAKNMVGTTMQQKFEQEVKKPVETAIQGFDAAVTLYDTKARQQVKDAAKGAIEEAAKVISADGGSDIDLGSKMKNFHDAHKEITTNLKPKLEKLLNDHIGKDEIPFVGKADRVKLSKNLEKYLKHISVGVLTKHPHGPLAEAIDKIGGEGMKELGVIHPRHIGNDKIDEQTFENPFKAIQLQLEDITKLVSNTRAYMTGEPASYKNGIKNYLEQLKNALGDGKLAGADKGVDSITKAIETLQKQKFDPNSKKIEEAVKAIKAKVEELRKKLLNDNDPRGVIDDLKDLKGKGLAGGTWEGKDGLGKIETELHEQNKKLSDETKIIGEAIHEIKWERVKLGFKLSHPLIPDDILEQLEILANMIGQSKYKHDGTLQRIHDVISELWAQQFSKNPNKIGRATKAITGRLKKLLAVLEGDADKDVIKTIKDLRDVGLSKNLWEKHGSEKGLQQIENDLQRQQKSLTGQAKQIDAGVKLITTVLDELRTALQGSSGNPKIDVIRWLRELLTKGLNGTEWDTGKGKKIASLGQIKKDLRGQNDKLAAATKKIEDATNTVMSETQDMLRKASQKLSGDLISDTIVKNLQLLEKMIGRGQNGDSESLQAIQKVISGLQAQQFDVRSKAIEEAKHKVEHELTRLEGELVTHVADPLKHLIQQGFGNGDQWNGNAKGFDNINHHLQRQQETLSQQPKDIQGGVTIITTELDELRTVLQGTANDKPENKGVIKNLEFMAKHIGEGDNEGLKKLKSDMESLKKNQGQDITNNLDQLSRDIQHAAAYADWHVTHLENPHINGKLKGIQDGLDNLRLTDLADAIRLCDNFLNDADEIERNTVQALWKHVDDEVEDAIKDLTKEARGLYVDSVREALALFAKKVNEDLEQLPNEINKDMYVGYKGFMKYLQGPLSSDLTGHEQSVAELSSAFREVFEQIEKITRLHDEQNKEKNPSLPPTEDPYTPKLKDVYDALTALLAYLRDNDDGADKLTELVERLTKALGDFVPSDFKHPCTPLLDTVARGLTKFAGEFGNCYISAYSGQRCREERAHKYAKVLLSLIPMTHNALNKLMMKCEGEWKYLHISKLTADYRDNPLGYYLTRCGYRVSSGDSGQDGELNNMFTGGAIYELLTTRIEGVSIEMMIDGDPIKNGISIVTIISLLYNVLCHYFQACHITVPPEPRYPCTVRDMLSWLSGLQYTAVVDKLPEHCKALLNRRCHDGDTPNREDPVMAKCIDELPYTIASTCSYSTALLTAIQGNVHGFDLAAYPYSVDFSNNRARLHYPSDPVELLDIVREIVCRLCKVLYFLYSQCCRSTARVRGWRECAYGRQVQSHNWKCKQFTTYFSISTTTAATTTTTTSSTTTIHGCPPTSPLQSFLSDSCHGLLPHTLTTADGTIECANCAANQPGQQCLTPLGFWDLGFAASITGTGWDLTKRLGDMCRDADSCLFVLYRSLFLLCPAAPSSLAAVFALYAQLLRKWDPHDRVRHRGGTYSDASDFISHLNTDGIDSLFPLWTELHGSYQNENLTTAISSLAGHDHKSHDTLSSLFNDTTCSSSSGCAPYLQPLGLHAHHTYPQKHAGLYITWIMYLAWQFWELLCELLHALDNIDCTASGCATCPCQPGTHGGKGTCHCPSIVQCAGPLPTLYRYGFTYRNANLLVNGNRVMRCGDLNIQGKKALHSDHFTELFRQIDQLMWHIRMPFLYFLIALWSLVALYILHTFLYRMEILRILSHLLTTKASHLDAKALLISSRKMLSLYDASYFYDDPIGQLVIQ